The following are from one region of the Arachis duranensis cultivar V14167 chromosome 10, aradu.V14167.gnm2.J7QH, whole genome shotgun sequence genome:
- the LOC107471811 gene encoding LOW QUALITY PROTEIN: protein S-acyltransferase 11 (The sequence of the model RefSeq protein was modified relative to this genomic sequence to represent the inferred CDS: inserted 2 bases in 1 codon), which produces MASLVSPQEQYVTEFNENYETTCWGCGLHVMIPSCATIFKCGWCGAITDESKKKSDHKSFRWRQLRDQCFISVVIIFMLFVLCGGVWAVYPVVFSISFLWGTLHLIITAILAIVTFSSFSLAAFRCAGXXCHYCSKPKSPRAHHCRSCRKCILDMDHHCPFIGNCVGAANHRSFVAFLLSAVLSTTYVAVMSTHAGLHVWPPLSFSLENSKGISGTYLGLRILSKISAAFLRSALLLSPRGLVLVYLFISSVSLLIGLSVLLWQQLSYIYQGKTYLSHLSSEGDNEEKKDCQNLVRFFGFQYSLTRFLPIFGVTRKKHVKLNNHVL; this is translated from the exons ATGGCTTCTTTGGTTTCTCCTCAG GAGCAATATGTAACTGAGTTTAACGAGAACTATGAGACAACATGTTGGGGCTGTGGACTGCATGTTATGATTCCATCTTGTGCAACTATTTTCAAATGTGGCTGGTGTGGGGCCATTACAGATGAATCCAAGAAGAAAAGTGATCACAAGTCCTTTAGGTGGAGACAACTGCGAGATCAGTGCTTCATATCTGTTGTCATCATATTTATGCTCTTTGTATTAT GTGGCGGAGTGTGGGCAGTCTATCCTGTTGTCTTTTCTATCAGTTTTCTATGGGGAACTTTACACCTAATCATCACAGCAATTTTGGCCATTGTAACCTTTTCCTCTTTCAGCCTTGCAGCTTTTAGGTGTGCTGG NNTTTGTCACTACTGCTCAAAACCAAAGTCACCTAGAGCTCATCACTGTCGATCATGTAGAAAATGTATACTGGACATGGATCATCACTGCCCATTC ATTGGAAACTGTGTTGGTGCAGCTAATCACCGCAGCTTTGTCGCCTTCCTCCTGTCGGCTGTGTTAAGCACAACCTATGTGGCCGTCATGTCCACTCATGCAGGCCTGCATGTATGGCCACCATTGAGTTTCTCCCTTGAAAATTCAAAGGGGATTTCCGGCACATATCTTGGATTGCGAATTTTGAGTAAAATCAGTGCTGCCTTTCTGAGATCTGCCCTTCTTCTATCCCCAAGAGGACTAGTTCTTGTTTATCTGTTTATTTCAAGTGTTTCATTGCTGATAGGATTGAGTGTTCTTCTATGGCAGCAGCTTTCATATATATACCAGGGAAAAACTTATTTGAGTCATTTGAGTTCTGAAGGAGataatgaagaaaagaaagattgtCAAAACCTTGTTAGATTTTTTGGTTTCCAGTATTCTTTAACTAGATTTTTGCCAATCTTTGGTGTTACTAGGAAGAAACATGTAAAGTTAAACAATCATGTTCTGTAA
- the LOC107471813 gene encoding probable transmembrane ascorbate ferrireductase 3, translating to MSSYGTQALAHLFGILAIILLLVWLLDFREGIDYDSDNGFRVFNVHPLMMFMGFIFLGGEAILSFQTIPSQRQTKKFFHMMLHLISIILGIVGLCATFKFHNMMGFPNVYSLHSWIGICTFCLSGLQWLVGFVTFMFPRAADRTRARVVPWHVAGGRALLFMAVCAAETGLMEKYGFLRAKSNLQPHQRESYLINFTGLAILLFGVFVDLSVSIRRNSV from the exons ATGAGTTCCTATGGTACTCAAGCTTTGGCACACTTGTTTGGCATCTTGGCCATCATACTCTTGCTTGTTTGGTTGTTGGATTTTCGCGAGGGAATCGACTATGATTCGGACAACGGGTTTCGAGTCTTCAAC GTTCACCCTTTAATGATGTTCATGGGGTTTATTTTCCTGGGTGGTGAAG CCATATTATCATTCCAAACAATACCAAGCCAAAGGCAAACCAAGAAATTTTTCCACATGATGCTTCATTTAATCTCTATAATTCTTGGGATTGTTGGTTTATGTGCCACTTTCAAGTTCCATAATATGATGGGATTTCCCAATGTCTATAGCCTCCATTCATGGATTGGCATTTGCACCTTTTGCTTGTCTGGATTACAG TGGCTTGTTGGATTTGTTACATTCATGTTTCCGAGAGCTGCGGATCGAACAAGAGCAAGAGTGGTTCCATGGCACGTAGCTGGCGGGAGGGCGCTGTTGTTCATGGCCGTGTGTGCTGCAGAAACAGGCTTGATGGAAAAGTATGGTTTCTTGCGCGCGAAGTCAAATCTGCAGCCACACCAAAGAGAATCATATTTGATAAATTTCACTGGTCTTGCAATTCTCTTATTTGGAGTTTTTGTGGACCTTTCTGTTTCTATTCGTCGTAATTCTGTATAA
- the LOC107471812 gene encoding uncharacterized protein LOC107471812 encodes MVGLSLGEQHFIQGGIAQDLRCDGRKRLTYRPIYVETGVIPQANGSARVRMGATDVIASVKAELGKPSSLQPNKGKVSIHIDCSSTAEPAFEGRGGDELSAELSNALQSCLLGGKSGEGAGIDLSSLIVIEGKICWDLYIDGLVVSSDGNLLDTLGAAIKAALSNTGIPRVQVAAGESSDDQPEVDISDEEFLQFDTSGVPVIVTLTKVGRHYIVDATSEEESQMSSAISISVNRQGYICGITKRGGAGMDPSIILDMVSVAKHVSEQLINKLDSEIASAEAEHQE; translated from the exons ATGGTGGGCTTATCTCTTGGAGAACAACATTTCATCCAAGGTGGAATAGCTCAAGATCTTCGATGTGATGGTAGGAAGAGGTTGACCTATCGACCAATTTATGTGGAAACTGGAGTCATCCCTCAG GCAAATGGTTCAGCAAGGGTTAGAATGGGTGCTACTGATGTCATTGCCAGTGTGAAG GCCGAACTTGGAAAGCCTAGCTCACTGCAACCTAACAAAGGGAAAGTCTCTATACATATTGATTGCAGTTCAACTGCAGAGCCAGCCTTTGAG GGTAGAGGTGGTGATGAGTTATCAGCAGAACTGTCCAATGCTCTTCAAAGCTGTCTGTTGGGTGGTAAAAGTGGAGAAG GTGCTGGAATTGATCTCTCCTCACTCATTGTTATTGAAGGGAAAATTTGTTGGGATCTTTACATTGATGGGCTTGTTGTAAGTTCAGATGGAAATTTATTGGATACTCTAGGGGCTGCCATTAAG GCTGCTTTGAGCAACACCGGCATTCCAAGAGTACAAGTTGCTGCCGGTGAATCAAGTGATGATCAACCAGAAGTCGACATAAGTGATGAGGAGTTTCTGCAGTTTGACACATCTGGAGTCCCTGTCATAGTTACACTAACCAAG GTTGGGAGACACTATATTGTGGATGCTACTTCAGAAGAGGAGTCACAAATGAGCTCTGCTATTTCCATTTCTGTTAATAGGCAAGGGTACATCTGTGGTATAACCAAACGCGGAGGCGCAGGCATGGACCCAAGCATCATTCTTGATATGGTTTCTGTTGCTAAGCATGTTAGCGAGCAGTTAATAAACAAACTGGATTCTGAAATAGCTTCTGCTGAAGCTGAACACCAGGAATGA
- the LOC107471765 gene encoding putative F-box protein At3g44060, producing the protein MRKSLKIAIDSSPNNDKEKDRLSNLPEDIVCQILSHVDTSIACRTSALSKDWNRRSVWTMLPDLSFHYWSPLYSPYYYRGFNEFVNKALDSRKGKHIRRFHLHFSSEGRSFRPSDFQKWISGAIECAAEEINIELNRDSCFHQIELSLTDFSSATLTTLKLYVHISIFATNSPVWLPKLKILDLSTHPCQGCGMEAERLVNSFLSNCPVLQEFYLNGEWNMMSIVRAPYTLKKLSHASQFSLNSSVIEAAYLIFFKDSLMSNMNSIDFPSLIKM; encoded by the exons ATGAGGAAATCACTGAAAATTGCAATAGATTCTTCTCCGAACAACGATAAAGAAAAAGATCGGTTAAGCAATCTTCCAGAGGATATAGTGTGTCAGATTTTGTCACATGTTGATACATCAATTGCATGTAGAACAAGCGCCCTGTCAAAAGATTGGAATCGCAGATCAGTTTGGACCATGCTTCCAGATCTTTCCTTCCATTACTGGTCTCCATTATATTCACCATATTACTACAGAGGATTTAACGAATTCGTGAACAAAGCTTTAGATTCACGCAAAGGAAAACACATCAGAAGATTCCACTTACATTTTTCTAGCGAAGGCAGGAGTTTTCGGCCATCGGACTTCCAGAAGTGGATCTCCGGCGCCATTGAATGCGCCGCCGAAGAGATCAATATTGAGTTGAATAGAGATTCATGTTTCCACCAGATCGAGTTATCTTTGACGGATTTCAGTTCGGCCACTCTCACGACCTTGAAATTATATGTTCATATTAGTATCTTCGCTACGAATTCCCCTGTGTGGCTACCGAAGCTCAAGATTTTAGATCTGTCAACGCATCCATGCCAGGGGTGCGGTATGGAGGCTGAAAGACTTGTGAACAGTTTCTTGTCTAATTGTCCTGTTCTTCAAGAATTTTATCTCAATGGAGAGTGGAATATGATGAGCATTGTTCGAGCGCCTTATACATTGAAGAAGCTCAGT CACGCCTCTCAATTCTCTTTGAATTCATCAGTGATAGAAGCTGCTTATTTGATCTTTTTCAAGGACTCTCTAATGTCAAATATGAACTCCATAGACTTCCCGtcattaataaaaatgtaa
- the LOC107472054 gene encoding probable xyloglucan endotransglucosylase/hydrolase protein 28 — protein sequence MGGCHLCFLFLCLSSAMVVVSGSSSMNNNLPIITFEDGYTPLFGDNNLIIHNDGKLVHLTLDQRTGSGFVSHELYLHGYFSAKIKLPADYTAGVVVAFYMSNGDLFKKNHDEIDFEFLGNIRGRDWRMQTNFYGNGSTNTGREERYDLWFDPSQDFHQYSILWTDSKIIFYVDNVPIREVKRTESMGGDFPSKPMTLYATIWDASDWATDGGKYRVNYKYAPYVAEFSNFVMHGCGVDPIDENVAKCNNAQNSKANIIPKHKIKMENFRNNHMTYSYCYDRARYQVPPPECVISLEEAEALRKLDPTTFGDGRRHRGGGKQRHHQSKGRKAEDASF from the exons atggGAGGGTGTCATCTGTGTTTTCTCTTCTTGTGTTTGTCCTCAGCCATGGTTGTTGTTTCTGGTTCTTCTTCCATGAACAATAATTTGCCTATTATAACCTTTGAGGATGGTTACACACCCTTGTTTGgagataataatttgattatccATAATGATGGCAAATTGGTTCATCTTACACTTGATCAGAGAACAG GTTCTGGATTTGTGTCTCATGAACTTTACCTTCATGGGTATTTTAGTGCTAAGATTAAGTTGCCTGCTGATTACACTGCTGGAGTTGTGGTGGCTTTTTAT aTGTCAAATGGTGACTTGTTCAAGAAGAACCATGACGAAATAGACTTTGAGTTTTTGGGAAATAttagaggcagagattggagaaTGCAGACCAATTTTTATGGTAATGGTAGTACCAACACTGGCAGAGAAGAAAGATATGATCTCTGGTTTGATCCTTCTCAAGATTTTCACCAATACAGTATTCTGTGGACAGATTCTAAGATCAT ATTTTACGTAGATAATGTTCCAATAAGAGAAGTGAAGAGAACAGAATCTATGGGTGGAGATTTTCCTTCAAAGCCAATGACTTTGTATGCAACCATATGGGATGCATCTGATTGGGCAACTGATGGAGGAAAATACAGAGTAAATTACAAATATGCCCCTTATGTTGCTGAGTTCTCAAACTTTGTCATGCATGGTTGTGGGGTTGATCCAATTGATGAAAATGTTGCAAAGTGCAACAATGCTCAAAATTCTAAGGCAAACATCATACCTAAACACAAAATCAAGATGGAGAACTTTAGGAACAATCATATGACATACTCTTATTGTTATGATAGGGCTAGGTACCAAGTTCCTCCACCTGAGTGTGTCATTAGTCTCGAAGAGGCTGAAGCACTAAGAAAACTTGATCCTACCACCTTCGGTGACGGTCGGCGCCACCGGGGTGGTGGAAAGCAGCGGCACCATCAAAGCAAAGGAAGGAAGGCAGAGGATGCTTCATTTTGA
- the LOC127743093 gene encoding annexin D5-like, translated as MSTLTTPPNGCSPRDDAAQLHKALKGLRSDTAKIVNILAHRDSEQRDLIQQAYETSFSEPLYKRISTDLHGHRALKLWLHDALTRDAIIIRKALTSSPVVDYQAVNEIICSRTPSQIRRFKDAYLSTYHSNLDEDLDKQLSGDHKKLLVAYITIQRYEGPELDEALVQQDAQQLYKSADKKIGTDEKTLIRIFSERSSTHLAAVSSAYKASFGTPLEKALKQQASGLFLRCLLIILRCAINPSMYFAKILRKAIKGMGTGDTRLIRVIVTRTEIDMQYIKEAYLTKYGKPLSVAVRSDTSGHYRDFLLQLLGSDY; from the exons ATGTCAACTTTGACAACACCTCCAAATGGATGCTCGCCTCGTGATGATGCTGCCCAATTGCATAAGGCTTTAAaag GGCTTCGTTCCGATACAGCAAAAATTGTGAATATCCTTGCACATAGGGATTCAGAACAACGTGACCTTATTCAACAAGCATATGAAACTAGCTTTTCTGAACCACTTTACAAACGTATATCTACAGATCTTCACGGACAT CGAGCATTGAAACTTTGGTTGCATGATGCTCTAACTAGGGATGCAATCATAATAAGAAAAGCATTAACAAGTTCACCAGTTGTTGATTATCAAGCTGTAAATGAAATCATATGTTCTCGAACCCCATCACAAATACGAAGATTCAAAGATGCTTATTTATCAACTTATCATTCTAATCTTGATGAAGATCTTGACAAACAACTAAGTGGAGATCACAAAAAG TTGTTGGTGGCTTATATAACTATACAACGTTATGAAGGCCCTGAATTGGATGAAGCATTAGTACAACAAGATGCTCAACAACTATACAAATCTGCAGACAAGAAAATAGGAACTGATGAGAAGACACTCATTAGAATCTTCAGTGAAAGGAGCAGCACTCATTTGGCGGCTGTTAGCTCTGCTTACAAAGCTTCTTTTGGAACACCACTTgaaaag GCACTAAAACAGCAAGCATCTGGCCTCTTTTTACGCTGCCTCTTGATCATACTACGATGTGCTATTAACCCTTCCATGTACTTTGCCAAG ATTTTACGCAAGGCAATAAAGGGAATGGGAACCGGTGACACAAGGCTAATAAGGGTAATTGTGACGAGAACAGAGATTGACATGCAATACATAAAAGAAGCATATCTCACTAAATATGGAAAACCGTTATCTGTTGCTGTTCGTTCAGATACCTCAGGGCATTATAGGGATTTTCTCCTACAACTTTTAGGTTCTGATTATTAG
- the LOC107471987 gene encoding transcription factor SRM1, whose amino-acid sequence MTGDEVDSSSEWSWEQDKAFEEALVTHPDDALDRWEKIAADVPGKTVEEIKQHYELLVEDVNLIESGCVTLPSYNSSLEGSANHASDEGGGKKGKHDSESNHGTKASRSDQERRKGIAWTEDEHRLFLLGLDKYGKGDWRSISRNFVVTRTPTQVASHAQKYFIRLNSMNKDRRRSSIHDITSVNNGEVSAPQGPITGQTNGPPPNSAIKSPKQPPPPASTGVPGVGLYSAPTIGQPIGPLVSAVGTPVNLPPPAHIAYGIRAPVPGGAVVPGAPVNMVPMTYQMPGTSASHR is encoded by the exons ATGACTGGTGATGAAGTTGATAGTAGCTCTGAGTGGAGCTGGGAGCAGGATAAAGCATTTGAGGAAGCCTTGGTAACGCATCCAGACGATGCTCTGGATCGATGGGAGAAAATTGCGGCCGATGTACCGGGGAAAACGGTAGAAGAAATTAAGCAGCATTATGAGCTCTTGGTTGAAGATGTTAATCTGATTGAATCTGGTTGCGTGACTCTACCGTCTTATAATTCTTCTTTGGAAGGCTCAGCAAATCATGCAAGTGATGAAGGAGGTGGCAAGAAGGGGAAGCATGATAGCGAGTCTAATCATGGAACTAAAGCTTCAAGATCGGATCAGGAAAGGCGAAAGGGTATTGCTTGGACAGAAGATGAACACAG GTTGTTTCTTCTTGGCTTGGATAAGTACGGAAAAGGCGACTGGCGAAGCATATCGAGAAACTTTGTCGTGACAAGAACACCGACGCAAGTAGCAAGCCATGCTCAAAAATACTTCATTCGTTTGAACTCCATGAACAAAGATAGAAGGCGATCGAGTATACACGATATCACCAGTGTTAACAATGGTGAAGTTTCAGCACCTCAAGGACCAATTACAGGTCAAACAAATGGTCCTCCACCAAATTCCGCCATCAAATCACCAAAACAACCACCTCCTCCGGCTTCAACCGGTGTTCCGGGAGTAGGACTATACTCTGCTCCTACCATTGGACAACCTATAGGACCCTTAGTATCAGCTGTTGGCACGCCGGTGAATCTTCCGCCCCCTGCACACATTGCATATGGTATTCGAGCCCCAGTTCCCGGCGGCGCTGTTGTTCCCGGTGCACCGGTGAACATGGTTCCCATGACATATCAGATGCCAGGCACATCTGCTTCTCACAGGTGA